The following are encoded together in the Oncorhynchus nerka isolate Pitt River linkage group LG25, Oner_Uvic_2.0, whole genome shotgun sequence genome:
- the LOC115109426 gene encoding mucosa-associated lymphoid tissue lymphoma translocation protein 1-like isoform X2, translating to MKNMIRDIVIVQHPVSVYVPRSYKVTLSVRAEGTGILNYQWFKSSKEEVFGGTRADLIVTAQRSQLYICRVNDQFCNCVFSKWVTVKVLDIAKPGLPVAWRGEPHIAVHPAPQTVRQGERLTLSCIAFGIPTPHYQWYRNGHPLLGKTTDTLQIENAESDHRGTYLCYVSNVQEERWTEAADVEIVPTNQLTATDKVALLIGNLNYSHHPDLMAPTMDVHELANLLQQLGFRVVSLLDLTREEMLAAIDKFLLLLDRGVYALFYYAGHGYERLGRNYLVAIDAPRSYRSENCVCVQRIMRKMQERRTALNVVLLDTCRTWYNLDCIASEIRPLVPMGNTVYGYATCENAEAYEVQDGGKSTGIFTKYLNKYILQPEKVTHILELVSENLGRDPFVTGKQAVEIRHTIKEPRSLTDPIRTTGHTGELHLRDACWRQANELPHQKLLIFTCGVEVEVSFSALFSNVMVAFGRVKTTGPRAQDCTITLRSTPAMEDIFSSPGRSSEMDSLLLNNLVAENPDCSLRLCGLQKLQGSLVIKVDLHYTHMDRKLWLQESKQLDIGKPLVASCDLHRGQQAMVAQRRDGAPAQSMGHSRISHSKQRPRQTLGQPGRPFTKSAECAAKVPTARSNEPGENDETEPQDFTH from the exons ATGAAAAACATGATCAGAG ACATTGTCATTGTGCAGCATCCTGTTTCTGTGTATGTACCACGGAGCTATAAGGTGACTCTGAGTGTGAGAGCAGAGGGAACTGGTATCCTGAACTACCAGTGGTTCAAGTCTAGTAAAGAGGAG GTATTTGGTGGGACCAGAGCAGATCTGATTGTCACAGCCCAGAGGTCTCAGCTCTACATTTGTCGCGTGAATGACCAGTTCTGCAACTGTGTGTTCAGTAAATGGGTCACAGTAAAGGTCCTGGACATTGCTAAACCAG gTCTCCCAGTAGCATGGCGAGGGGAGCCCCATATCGCTGTACACCCTGCACCCCAGACTGTCAGACAAGGGGAGAGACTCACCCTCAGCTGCATCGCTTTTGGCATTCCCACCCCTCACTACCAGTGGTACAGAAATGGACATCCTCTGTTGGGCAAGACCACGGACACACTGCAG ATAGAGAATGCAGAGTCAGACCATAGAGGAACATATCTCTGCTATGTATCCAATGTtcaagaggagagatggacagaggcaGCTGATGTTGAAATAG TGCCAACTAATCAACTCACAG CGACTGACAAAGTGGCCCTGCTTATTGGTAACCTCAACTACTCCCACCATCCGGACCTGATGGCCCCCACTATGGATGTCCATGAGCTGGCCAACCTGCTGCAGCAGCTGGGCTTCAGAGTGGTGTCTCTACTGGATCTCACCAGGGAGGAGATGCTGGCGGCTATTGACAAGTTCCTTCTCCTGCTTGACAGGGGCGTGTATG CCCTGTTCTACTATGCTGGTCATGGGTACGAACGTTTAGGGAGAAACTATCTGGTGGCCATAGATGCTCCACGATCATACCGTTCAGAGAACTGTGTCTGTGTACAGAGGATCATGCGCAAGATGCAGGAGAGACGGACTGCATTGAATGTGGTCTTACTAGACACCTGCAGAACATG GTACAACCTAGATTGCATAGCTTCTGAAATCAGGCCCTTGGTACCAATGGGAAACACCGTGTATGGATATGCCAC ATGTGAAAATGCAGAGGCTTATGAGGTACAGGACGGAGGGAAGAGCACTGGAATCTTCACTAAATATCTGAACAAGTACATCCTACAGCCAGAGAAAGTCACCCACATCCTGGAGCTGGTGTCTGAGA ATCTGGGCAGAGACCCTTTCGTCACAGGTAAGCAGGCGGTGGAAATCAGACACACGATAAAGGAGCCTCGCTCCCTCACAGATCCGATCAGGACCACCGGCCACACTGGAGAACTACATCTGAGAGACGCCTGCTGGAGACAGGCCAACG AGCTACCACATCAGAAGTTGCTTATTTTCACCTGTGGAGTTGAGGTGGAGGTAAGCTTCTCAGCCTTGTTCTCCAACGTCATGGTTGCTTTTGGCAGAGTGAAAACCACTGGACCCAGAGCCCAGGACTGCACTATCACTCTGAGGAGCACACCT GCAATGGAGGATATATTCTCTAGTCCTGGGAGGTCAAGTGAAATGGACTCTCTGTTGCTAAATAACTTGGTTGCTGAAAACCCTGACTGTAGCCTCAGACTTTGTGGCCTTCAAAAGCTTCAG GGATCCTTAGTGATAAAGGTGGACCTACACTATACCCACATGGACAGGAAGCTGTGGCTACAAGAGAGCAAACAGCTGGACATAGGGAAGCCTCTTGTGGCATCCTGTGATCTGCACAGGGGACAGCAAGCAATGGTTGCCCAGAGACGAGATGGTGCCCCTGCCCAGAGTATGGGACACAGCCGCATCTCACACAGCAAGCAGCGCCCACGTCAGACATTGGGCCAGCCAGGCCGCCCCTTCACTAAGAGTGCAGAGTGTGCTGCCAAAGTCCCCACTGCAAGGAGCAATGAACCAGGGGAGAATGATGAGACTGAGCCTCAAGACTTTACCCATTGA
- the LOC115109426 gene encoding mucosa-associated lymphoid tissue lymphoma translocation protein 1-like isoform X1: MCMVFGRSSDIVIVQHPVSVYVPRSYKVTLSVRAEGTGILNYQWFKSSKEEVFGGTRADLIVTAQRSQLYICRVNDQFCNCVFSKWVTVKVLDIAKPGLPVAWRGEPHIAVHPAPQTVRQGERLTLSCIAFGIPTPHYQWYRNGHPLLGKTTDTLQIENAESDHRGTYLCYVSNVQEERWTEAADVEIVPTNQLTATDKVALLIGNLNYSHHPDLMAPTMDVHELANLLQQLGFRVVSLLDLTREEMLAAIDKFLLLLDRGVYALFYYAGHGYERLGRNYLVAIDAPRSYRSENCVCVQRIMRKMQERRTALNVVLLDTCRTWYNLDCIASEIRPLVPMGNTVYGYATCENAEAYEVQDGGKSTGIFTKYLNKYILQPEKVTHILELVSENLGRDPFVTGKQAVEIRHTIKEPRSLTDPIRTTGHTGELHLRDACWRQANELPHQKLLIFTCGVEVEVSFSALFSNVMVAFGRVKTTGPRAQDCTITLRSTPAMEDIFSSPGRSSEMDSLLLNNLVAENPDCSLRLCGLQKLQGSLVIKVDLHYTHMDRKLWLQESKQLDIGKPLVASCDLHRGQQAMVAQRRDGAPAQSMGHSRISHSKQRPRQTLGQPGRPFTKSAECAAKVPTARSNEPGENDETEPQDFTH, translated from the exons ACATTGTCATTGTGCAGCATCCTGTTTCTGTGTATGTACCACGGAGCTATAAGGTGACTCTGAGTGTGAGAGCAGAGGGAACTGGTATCCTGAACTACCAGTGGTTCAAGTCTAGTAAAGAGGAG GTATTTGGTGGGACCAGAGCAGATCTGATTGTCACAGCCCAGAGGTCTCAGCTCTACATTTGTCGCGTGAATGACCAGTTCTGCAACTGTGTGTTCAGTAAATGGGTCACAGTAAAGGTCCTGGACATTGCTAAACCAG gTCTCCCAGTAGCATGGCGAGGGGAGCCCCATATCGCTGTACACCCTGCACCCCAGACTGTCAGACAAGGGGAGAGACTCACCCTCAGCTGCATCGCTTTTGGCATTCCCACCCCTCACTACCAGTGGTACAGAAATGGACATCCTCTGTTGGGCAAGACCACGGACACACTGCAG ATAGAGAATGCAGAGTCAGACCATAGAGGAACATATCTCTGCTATGTATCCAATGTtcaagaggagagatggacagaggcaGCTGATGTTGAAATAG TGCCAACTAATCAACTCACAG CGACTGACAAAGTGGCCCTGCTTATTGGTAACCTCAACTACTCCCACCATCCGGACCTGATGGCCCCCACTATGGATGTCCATGAGCTGGCCAACCTGCTGCAGCAGCTGGGCTTCAGAGTGGTGTCTCTACTGGATCTCACCAGGGAGGAGATGCTGGCGGCTATTGACAAGTTCCTTCTCCTGCTTGACAGGGGCGTGTATG CCCTGTTCTACTATGCTGGTCATGGGTACGAACGTTTAGGGAGAAACTATCTGGTGGCCATAGATGCTCCACGATCATACCGTTCAGAGAACTGTGTCTGTGTACAGAGGATCATGCGCAAGATGCAGGAGAGACGGACTGCATTGAATGTGGTCTTACTAGACACCTGCAGAACATG GTACAACCTAGATTGCATAGCTTCTGAAATCAGGCCCTTGGTACCAATGGGAAACACCGTGTATGGATATGCCAC ATGTGAAAATGCAGAGGCTTATGAGGTACAGGACGGAGGGAAGAGCACTGGAATCTTCACTAAATATCTGAACAAGTACATCCTACAGCCAGAGAAAGTCACCCACATCCTGGAGCTGGTGTCTGAGA ATCTGGGCAGAGACCCTTTCGTCACAGGTAAGCAGGCGGTGGAAATCAGACACACGATAAAGGAGCCTCGCTCCCTCACAGATCCGATCAGGACCACCGGCCACACTGGAGAACTACATCTGAGAGACGCCTGCTGGAGACAGGCCAACG AGCTACCACATCAGAAGTTGCTTATTTTCACCTGTGGAGTTGAGGTGGAGGTAAGCTTCTCAGCCTTGTTCTCCAACGTCATGGTTGCTTTTGGCAGAGTGAAAACCACTGGACCCAGAGCCCAGGACTGCACTATCACTCTGAGGAGCACACCT GCAATGGAGGATATATTCTCTAGTCCTGGGAGGTCAAGTGAAATGGACTCTCTGTTGCTAAATAACTTGGTTGCTGAAAACCCTGACTGTAGCCTCAGACTTTGTGGCCTTCAAAAGCTTCAG GGATCCTTAGTGATAAAGGTGGACCTACACTATACCCACATGGACAGGAAGCTGTGGCTACAAGAGAGCAAACAGCTGGACATAGGGAAGCCTCTTGTGGCATCCTGTGATCTGCACAGGGGACAGCAAGCAATGGTTGCCCAGAGACGAGATGGTGCCCCTGCCCAGAGTATGGGACACAGCCGCATCTCACACAGCAAGCAGCGCCCACGTCAGACATTGGGCCAGCCAGGCCGCCCCTTCACTAAGAGTGCAGAGTGTGCTGCCAAAGTCCCCACTGCAAGGAGCAATGAACCAGGGGAGAATGATGAGACTGAGCCTCAAGACTTTACCCATTGA
- the LOC135564610 gene encoding uncharacterized protein LOC135564610: MTPGSALHTRPEVRASRLVKMVPASRTRSLVHLPSLACPVPAQRYSAPSSANRGGRGTGQAPCYAVECTVSPVRVLSPVRYISAPHICRARLKIQPGRLVPALLSRSPVRLHSPVYPSPPPHTSPPVPALLSRSPVRLHGPVYPSPPPHTSPPVAAPRTRLPVRVLGLVPPVPAPRIRPTEPSSSPALPESPACPALLPESPACPALLPESPEPLSPEAPEPLSPEAPELPPLCPEQLHLCPELPLCPVESLRGVAMVREPRRRTMSY; encoded by the exons ATGAcacctgggtcagctctccatactcgtcctgaggtgcgtgctagtcggctggtgaagatggtgccagcctcacgcaccaggtctcttgtgcacctccctagccttgcatgtcctgtgccagctcagcgCTACAGTGCGCCTAGCAGTGCTAACCGTGGCGggcgtggtactggtcaggcaccgtgctaTGCGGTGGaatgcacggtgtccccagtacgcgtgcttagcccggtacgctacatctcagctcctcacatctgccgggctagactgaagatccagccagggcggttggtgccagccctgctctcaagatctccagtacgccttcacagtccggtctatccgtcaccacctccacacaccagccctccggtgccagccctgctctcaagatctccagtacgccttcacggtccggtctatccgtcaccacctccacacaccagccctccggtggcagctccccgcaccaggcttcctgtgcgtgtcctcggcctagtaccaccagtgccagcaccacgcatcaggcctacagagccttcctcctctccagcgttgccggagtctcccgcctgtccggcgctgctgccggagtctcccgcctgtccggcgctgctgccggagtctcccgagcccctcagcccagaggcgccagagcccctcagcccagaggcgccagagcttccgcccctctgtcccgagcagctgcacctctgtcccgagctgcccctctgtccagtggagtcattgagaggggttgccatggttagagagccacggaggcggacaatgag CTACTAA